The genomic DNA GTTAAGCTTTGATCTTACTCCATCTCAAAGCAGATACGCTTGACTTAAGTATATATAAAATCTATACAAGGGTGTCAAACAGTTTAACCCTAAATTTTTAGGCTCAAACAGTTTAGTACCTGAGTTCaattctatcaattattcaatCTGGACTTAATTTTAGCAGAGTTAAATTCAAGTATTTTACGAGTTGAGCTACCATATAACCTGACCCTTTAATACCTCCAGTCTTGAGAGGGATTTGTTAGTGCCTGGTGGACAAAAGGAAGAAACTGGTATGCTTCTTAGGTTTCCACATTTCTAAAAGTAATATGCTAAAGTCTCACTTGGTTTGTATCTTAAAAGGGATAGTTTAATCATGTATGGGCAAGTCCTGATGAGCCAGTTGGATGGCAAGATCATAATTCAGAGGTGAGAAGAGGGAATTCTCCAATCCCCAGATTCATTCAATGAGGAGAATTAAATGTATCATCAAAGCTGTACTGTCCTGACCTCTCTAGTTTCTGATATTAACACCTCTGCTTCCCCTAATACCAAATACCAATGGTCCAAGAAATGTCACTTTTAACACCTGAAAAGACCATCTTTTGCTGCTTCTGATAACAGGGCCAAAAAGGCTTCATCCATTAATTTTATGCATTTATGTTCTCTCTAGTCTCCTTTCTACTCATATAACTTATACTTTTGTTTCTTTGTTATGATATATGCCTTATTGCCTTGTGTTTTCAAATCTCCCATAAATTTGCATCACTCTTCTCAGTTCCTTATTTGCTTCAGAACATCATGCAGAGATCCTCAGGGTGTTGGGTTCCAGTGGCAGCTATATTCATCTTGCTTATCGCAAATCCATCGATTGGATCCTCTTCTGCATTCCACCGTGCTGATCAGTACCACCATAACAGCCTTTTTCGTCATTTCACCAATTTTAGAAAGGTACAACCACCAGGTTATCAAAGAAGTGTTCTGCCATCACCTTTGCAGCCTGGTGAGATTGATCCAAGATACGAAACTGACGAGAGACTCGTTCCTGGCGGTCCGAACCCTCTGCATAACTGAACATTTCAGAAATCCTACAGGCCAGTCCAGAAAAACCTGAATCCAGAAACATAAAGGTCTTTGATCCTAGTAGTTTGTATCAGTTTCCAGAAATTAGTTAGGGAATAGGGTGTTCGCGAGATGGTCTGCAGCATTGCGGAGAATCCACTTAGCTGATCCAGTTAGTTTCTTCGTGTGGCTTTCTGGTAAGCGGAGAATTCAACTAGGTGATCCAGTTAGCTTCCTCGTGTGGCTTTCTGGTATTTTGGTAACAAATAGCCAATAAAAGAAATGTATAGTGATGCAATGCAGTTGCCTTTTCTGCTAATGAAATTTTCTTGTGATCCTGCAAAAGTCTCAATTGCCATGCAATTACTACTAAAAGAAACCACATTATTGTTGTGATGATGTGCAAGACAGGAAAGATGATTAATTTGTGTAGAGTAATAATATGGAGTGGTACTTGTGTATCAAATACTCTCTATATGTAGTCTGAGAAATAGTACAGGTAAAATTGGACCACTTTGTGTCATTATTTCATGTGCTTTAAATCTGTTAGACCTGTCAACTCAGAAATTTATGGATATCTGACATTATACTATATACTGCAAAAATATAAGCCTTACAATAATTTTGCATGCCATAATTTTGAATACTCACAGTTACAGTATAAGCTACCTTTCTGTAAACTTGCATCCAGAATCATTGAAGATTCAAAGAATGATTATAGTAGTTAAGTGCTGGCATTATCTACCAAATTATACTAAGCACACGGTAGTTATAGGCTTATATCAGTGTTGGTAGAAACTAGAAAGGTTTAAGCCTTATAATCAGATGTCTAAGCAAAAAGACTGAATAATTTCCCAAAaatacataaaataaaatataatgcGTTTGCCGGGAGTCGAACCCGGGTCTATTGCTTGGAAGGCAATTATCCTAACCGTTGGACTACAAACGCATATGAGGTGATTTCCAAATTTGGATTGATAACTTTAATCTACATTTCATTGCTCAATTATAATATGTGAACTTGTGCAGAAGCTTAATATGtcaaaaaacaaaaagaaaaaaacacTTGTACAGAAGCTTTGTTAACGTATCTTCACTCTAGTCTCCATGGATTCTTGATTTATTAAATTGTAGATGATCATAAGTTTTGTAAACTATCATCACAAGTAATAGTGTCTTTACATGTTCAGTCAAGAACTTGCAGAACCAAAAGCAAATTGTATAAGATTTTCAACCGCAAGTTGATGAATTTCCAACCTAGAAATTTACACAGGTATAATAATGGATTCCTTAGGAGCTCGCAAATGGCGAAGGCATACATTTTccttgattaattaattattctgTACTTTTGATCATGCAAATAAAAACTTTCTATAGCCACGAGAGATATGACACCGTCTTTAGCTTTGGTAAGTACCGGAGATAAAGAGCAGTGACATCATTTGCAGCCCGGAGCAATGAAGTTGGGAAGTACTATGAACTTAATGGACAGAGGATCAACTAATAGCGGAGAACTTGAGTTTACATGAACTGCTGCCAACCTTGGAATATCCCCATTACTCGTAAGGACTAATGGAGTTCCATTAAGAAGCATAATTTTGCTTTTAATATTACCATCTTTGGGAGTTAAGTGGTATTCTTCTCTGTATATTTCTTCATCTGATGCTTTGCTTCCAATCCATGAAACGGCTTTCTTGAGATGATGCATTAAAGTCTTTTTCCTTTTATCGTTTTCCTTTGTAGTAATCAACATCCCGCTCGCTGTGCTTTCAACACTTGTTTTATAATAGGTTTGGTTGCTCAAGTTGATCAGAAGTAACGTAACACCTGCCTGTGACCATAGAAATGGCGGTTAACGAGGGATAAAGGTGAACTGGTATATGAGAGAACTATTACAACAAACTACCTGACCTCGCAATATAAATTATCTGATTTTTGGCGAACAGAGTTAACAAAACAACTTAACATACATATGGATCAAAATTGTATTTCAGGATTTTACCGATCCTGAAAGATGATACTGATTTGCATACATCACACTAAATAATAGAATTATTTTGTCCCAGTCACAAAATTTTACTGTACAAATAATTAGGGTCCACTTGGCTTAATTGGCTGCATGTTTATTGAGCTGGACTAATAGGGAATAAAGACTGAAACGCCTGACATAATTTCTCTACCCAAAAGCCCATCAAGCAAGTCCAATGCAATGCTTTTAAGTGGTGTCATTTCTATAATTTGAAACCAAATGCTAAAACTTCAACTCGGAAGAGATTCTATCCTTGGATGCAAATATGCATAAATGCATCCTTGGTTCTAAATTGGAAACCAAGGATGCATTTATGCATCTGTGCCACATCATCAAGTAACCATAAATGGCATGCATAGTGGTGAACTTTATATAAAATCTATTACAGAGAGACAAAAATTAgttaatttagaaattatttgaatgcAAAATGCAACTAGCATTGGAGTTGAAGTTCTATTTTAGCAACAAAAAACACTTTTTGGTGCCAAATTATAGCAATAGCTATAGCTATTTTGCATCTTGCATTGGACTTACTCAGATACATCTGCAGTGCTACATTTTTCTGTAACATGGTAGGTCTAGATTTCCTCAAAAGTGGACTGCTTAATCCCTAAAGTCATGAAGTACAGAAAAACGCTTACTCTTCCTTTTGAACAATGTGCGTAAGACCGCAGATGTGGTGAAGCATTGCTGTAAACGGAAAGAACCCCTTTTCCCATAAGCTGATGCCATAACAGTGCACTGTGAAGATACGAAAAATAAGATCATACTAAGCATAGCACATTCTTAAAAAAGAATTCTAATTAACAATTTAGTCTGATGGACTAATAAATAATTGATTGGAACTTTTGTAACCAAAAGACTTGCCTAAAATAATCAGGGTTGGGTACAAATGTTGTTGTATTTAGAAGTCCATAGTTTCCACCAATCAAAGTCTGCCTGCAATACACCTTAGTATTGTATTTTGCTGCAATTCCAAGCTGATCTAGATACCTGCATAATTCGTGCATTAATAAGTAGCAGCTGATTTTGTCAGGCGGGTTTCACAGAGGAATATGATTATCAATTAAGACAATACCATGATAACAATGAGGCAAAAAGATTACCAAAAGCTGTTTACAAAGGTGTCGGACACATGACGGCCACCACTGTTATAGGCTCCTCCAGATTCTCCAACCCAAGCAGAAGCCCAGGGCCCATATGTCTGTAATGTCTGTTTAAGACTGCTAAAAGTCTTCGATACTCCGCTCAGGTGAAGAGGGTTCAAAATTTTATCCACAATATTAGGGTCAACACCTGAAACACCGAATGTTTTGACTGAGAGTTCATAAAAGTCCACGAAGACTTAAACATCTTCTCATCAATTTCATTTCAACAAACTTTAATATTTAGCTGATAGGGACTAAAACCATGTCTACGGTTTAATACACTTTATTTTCAACAAAATTACAAACAAATGTCAGCCATTTCAAATGGTAAGCTGGTAACTGATAGAGCAGAGTTGCACACTTCAATATCC from Apium graveolens cultivar Ventura chromosome 5, ASM990537v1, whole genome shotgun sequence includes the following:
- the LOC141723592 gene encoding heparanase-like protein 1; this translates as MGGLTLFCIFVASLSTILAKNVEHVELVVDSTAVLAETDENYICATIDWWPHDKCNYNNCPWGYSSALNLDLDHPLLSKAIQAFKRLRIRVGGSLQDQVRYNVGNLDSTCHPFAKVDRLFGFSDGCLNMNRWDDLNNFFIKTGAIMTFGLNALYGRHKISHREWEGDWNSSNAHAFMNFTISKGYQIDSWEFGNELSGKGIGARVGAEQYSKDIVKLKAILDKLYKNFHPKPLLVAPSGFYEKDWYDKLLQASGSNVVNVVTHHIYNLGPGVDPNIVDKILNPLHLSGVSKTFSSLKQTLQTYGPWASAWVGESGGAYNSGGRHVSDTFVNSFWYLDQLGIAAKYNTKVYCRQTLIGGNYGLLNTTTFVPNPDYFSALLWHQLMGKGVLSVYSNASPHLRSYAHCSKGRAGVTLLLINLSNQTYYKTSVESTASGMLITTKENDKRKKTLMHHLKKAVSWIGSKASDEEIYREEYHLTPKDGNIKSKIMLLNGTPLVLTSNGDIPRLAAVHVNSSSPLLVDPLSIKFIVLPNFIAPGCK